The Streptomyces sp. NBC_00335 DNA window ACGAGGTGGTCAGGGAGCTGGAGGAGGGCGGGTGGCCCGGCTCGCCCGTGGAGGGGGAGCCGGAGGGGGGCCAGGAGAGGCCGTACGTCGAGGATTCCGTCGGGCCGTCCGACGGGCCGGACGGTGACGGGTCCTCGGGCGATGCGTCCGCCGGGAACTCCGGGCCGCGTACCGCCAAGCCGCCGCGGGAGTCGGCGTACGGCATCCTGCGCATTCCGCGTCTCGGCGTCGCCGTGCCCGTGGCGCAGGGCGTGGACAAGCGGTCCGTGCTGGACAAGGGGTACGCCGGGCACTACACGGGGACCGCGCAGCCCGGGGCCGAGGGGAACTTCGCGGTCGCCGGACACCGCAACACGCACGGGGAGCCGTTCCGTTACATCAACCGGCTCAGGCCCGGGGACGAACTGATCGTGGACGTACGGGGGAAGCGGTACGTGTACCTCGTCGGCCAGACGCTGGCGCAGACGACCGAACGCGACACCGGGGTGATCGCGCCCGTCCCGCGCAGCGCCGTCACGCCGGGGGCCGGGTACAGCGAGCCCGGTGCGTACATCACGCTGACCACCTGCACGCCCGAGTACAGCTCCAAGTACCGGCTCGTGGTGTGGGGGACGCTCAAGCGCTGACGGGCAGACGGACCGTAGTGTGGGGCGGTGCGTCGAAAAAGGGTGAAACGTCCGCAGTTGGTGTGGCTCGCCGTGCCGTTCGTCCTGTTCGTCGGAGCGCTGCCGCTCGCGAACCGGGTGGAGCCGGCGCTGGGCGGCGTACCGTTCCTGCTCCTCTGGTTCATCGGGGCGACCCTGCTGACCCCGCTCGCGGTCTGGCTGACCTGGCGCGGGGATCACCGGTGAGTCAGGCGGCCGTGGCGACCGCCGTCTTCGGCGTGTTCATGGTGGCCACCGTCGCGCTCGGGCTGCTCGCGGTGCGCGGACGCGGCGGGGGCGGCGGCGGGCTCGCCGAGTGGTCGGTGGGTGGGCGTTCGCTCGGCACCGTGTTCATCTGGGTGCTGATGGCGGGCGAGGGGTACACGAGCTTCAGTTACCTCGGCGCGGCCGGCTGGGGCTACAACTACGGCGCCCCGGTGATGTACGTGGTCGCGTACATGTCCTGCGGCTACGCGGTCGGTTACGTCGTCGGGCCCGTGCTGTGGGACTACGCGCGCCGCCACGGCCTCGTCGGCATCACCGACATGGTGAGCCACCGGTACGGGCGCCCCTGGCTTGGTGCGGCGGTCGCCGTCCTCGCGACCGTCTTCCTCCTCCCCTACATCCAGCTCCAGATCACCGGAATGGGTGTGGTGGTCTCGACGGTGACCTACGGGGCGGTGTCCCTGGAATGGGCGTACTTCATCGCCTTCGCCGTCACCACCGGCTTCGTCGTCGTCAGCGGGCTGCGCGGCAGCGCGTGGGTGTCCGTACTCAAGGACGTGCTGGTCATCGGCACCCTCGGGTTCCTCGCCGTCTACGTGCCGCACCACTACTTCGGCGGCTACGGGGAGCTCTTCCACCGGCTCACGGCCGAACGCCCGCAGTGGCTGACCCTCCCCGGCGCCGGTGGCGGGGAGGGCGGCCGGGGCGAGCTGGGGGTGGGGTGGTTCGCCTCCACCACCGTGCTGAACGCGCTGACCGTCGTCATCTTCCCGACCACCGTGGCGGGGTACCTGGGCGCGCGCAGCGCCGACGCGCTGCGCCGCAACGCCATCCTGCTGCCCGCCTACAACGTGCTGCTCTTCGTGCCGATGCTGCTGGGCATGGCGGCGTTGTTCGTCGTACCGGGCCTGACGGGCGCCGAGTCCAACCTCGCGCTGTTCAAGCTGGTCGT harbors:
- a CDS encoding class E sortase, coding for MRDRVRVVVQGRGRRSGRAGIAGALWAAGELAVTVGVVVMLLVVHQVWWTNRQALSAAHEVVRELEEGGWPGSPVEGEPEGGQERPYVEDSVGPSDGPDGDGSSGDASAGNSGPRTAKPPRESAYGILRIPRLGVAVPVAQGVDKRSVLDKGYAGHYTGTAQPGAEGNFAVAGHRNTHGEPFRYINRLRPGDELIVDVRGKRYVYLVGQTLAQTTERDTGVIAPVPRSAVTPGAGYSEPGAYITLTTCTPEYSSKYRLVVWGTLKR
- a CDS encoding DUF3311 domain-containing protein codes for the protein MKRPQLVWLAVPFVLFVGALPLANRVEPALGGVPFLLLWFIGATLLTPLAVWLTWRGDHR
- a CDS encoding sodium:solute symporter family protein — encoded protein: MVATVALGLLAVRGRGGGGGGLAEWSVGGRSLGTVFIWVLMAGEGYTSFSYLGAAGWGYNYGAPVMYVVAYMSCGYAVGYVVGPVLWDYARRHGLVGITDMVSHRYGRPWLGAAVAVLATVFLLPYIQLQITGMGVVVSTVTYGAVSLEWAYFIAFAVTTGFVVVSGLRGSAWVSVLKDVLVIGTLGFLAVYVPHHYFGGYGELFHRLTAERPQWLTLPGAGGGEGGRGELGVGWFASTTVLNALTVVIFPTTVAGYLGARSADALRRNAILLPAYNVLLFVPMLLGMAALFVVPGLTGAESNLALFKLVVDSLPAWAVGVIGVAAALSSIVPMAVFMLVIGTMWGRSVLSLVPRWSSGERQKLASQVVVVAAGTIALVMTYTAPNTLVRLSLVSYEGMAQLVPMLLLGLVWRRLTTAAAVCGLAAGVVVVCGLVFTGNDPVWGVNAGMVALAVNLVVALTVTWIGPREGAWSGAGDPRPDVEVLARDPLPGDGDQNEVPSVVSERG